The Nicotiana tomentosiformis chromosome 2, ASM39032v3, whole genome shotgun sequence genome includes the window GGTCCATGAAACTAAGCCTAATAcaagcccagtattgaagaaacgcGGATCACGCTCATTATTACTCGGCCGCGAAAGCTCAAGCGCGGACGCGGTCAAAATTACGCATCTGCGaatcctccgcaggggcatttctgtccgaaaattttagcctagtataaatagatccttttatcaattttaggttaagttttgtttagCAGAGCACGTGAACGGCTTGTTTTcccctttttgggcaattttagagtagatttaccttcaaactttagattttcatcttgtactttaatattatggcttatatttcatctttatctttgatttctgctgttattatgagtagctagaccccatagctagagttgtgacccaaccctagtgtgggtatttaatgggtcttgaattttagagCTTAATTATTTTTGGGTTAGTGaaatttagcctaattcatgctaaaattgtagaattagtggttgcaaacactgagtCATGCCTTTATGACCTGGGCTCTTCTTGAAAAAGATGGACTAAGTCTGGAAAAAGTaggctaataaggaattggggtgaattcaagagattgatagccccaattaaagggttaaacctagagatagtaatagaACACTCAACTCCTCCATAGCACCCTCGTGAGCCACCAGAgtatccataatggtcttctggttgtctaagatcttcttcaatatttcctCCACCGACGGAGGGACCTGTGGTGTTGTTGGGGTGGAGGACTGTgttgcaacagtactggatatgtcagacaacttAGAAGTGGATGTCTGCATCTAGTTATTAAAGCTCGCCAAATTTTGGGGAGACTCGCAGCACAGTGAGAGGATAAGTGGATGAGGCTGGCACTGGTACTGCAACTGATGGCCTAGAAGATGAAGATGGTGGCATGGTGGCAGTCCTAGTGGAAGTCCTGGCTACTATGGAAGGCATGGGAGTTGTAGATGGCTCAGCAGCAGCCTCAGAACCCACCACCGATGGCTCGTCAGACTAACCAACGGTGGTAGTGatcttacccttgaactttgggttgtcagcaccctgcaggtggtaccatgagaaaggcttcttggcctttgCTTTTGCGTCATATGGTCTCGGCTCCACCTTGGCATCATTAAAATACTTTGTGAGGGTGTTTGGGTAAGGGTAAGACTTTTCACTTTTTCGGACCGCCAATGTGATGTTGGTTAACATGAttgcacccacattgatcgggtaccccacCATAATAGAAGCCACCAAAATTGCCCggggaagtgggaggttgttctcatttAGACCTGGATCAACCGGATACACACAAAGGTTTTCCACCCTTTAGCTTCAAAATTTAGGGTGGCCCGGAGGATAGGAACTCCTACTGTAACCCATGGTGGTCATGGTCCTCGGCGGcaaaaatctcagctagccacaGGCAAGTTGCGTCACCCAGAGCCAACTTCTCTAGGCACTGGACTGCCTCCACGTCTTCGAATTCCATATAAGTGTTCAAAGAGAAGGCGTCGAAGCggactttcaaatttctcacaTTTGCCACTTtcgtccccttcttgatgtgagccacattggcgtagaactccctgaccaagtgctcatttgcatcgatgACACTGTGGGTGAACCACTTCCACCCCTTGCGCTCGTGGAACTATCTAAGGACATTTGGATTATTAATATCCAAATCCTTCATTAAAAATtatcgctcaagtgtgagcgacctCTAGGGCCACAATTCCCGGAACCTGTTAAAGGTTGTCAAACTCACGAACCGATCCTCCCACATTTCCTttttcttcgacctctcaaggccgccCACTTGTGTGTCCCCCCCCCTTTACCATAATCCTGGATATTATCATCATCGACATCAATAGGTATTGGTGTCGGAGGAGTAGGTGTAGAGGAGGGATCGGAACCCTGGCTTCCCGCATCAGAACCTCCAGAAGAACTAGATGTAGGTTCGTCACGTAATTGAAAACGCCCAGTGGGTTGGCATGGTTGGTACTGGGCCTCAGGTTGGACCTCCATTGAATGACCCTCGGAGGCTTCCCTGGATGGGGCATAGGAACTGGATTCTGAGGGCTCTGTGGCCCTTCTTTTCCCGGTGGTCAGCTTTTTAACAATGGGTTTTGATTGCACTCGCAAAGGGTGAGTGCCTTTTCCTCTGCCTTAGAAgggttcacctctcccttttgatGTATCGCCGCTAacacgtgatctaaccattgtctgcaatacaaGGTACATAGGTCAGTTGAGTTCAAAACACTTCAAACATTTACAGAACAATTGCAACACAACAGTCATCAAAGGAGAcagtgcggaccacataatttttAGTGCGGCCACAGACTGtctagtgcggaccgcacaattttgaagtaTGGTCGCACaccctgaagtgcggaccgcataattgtgagtgcggccgcatatcttgaagtgcagaccgcacaattttaagtgcgacCGCACAGGTCCAGTCCTGAGATATTGATTCTCTGAAGTTCacaagtgcggtcgcacacatttttatgcggccgcacaattttactgcggaccacacaattttgagtgcggtcgcacacaTTTTTATGCGCACACACAATTTTTTCTGtagaccgcacaattttaagtgcggtTTGCACTTTGCAAGCGCAACATTTAACCTAAtcaagtggtctgcggaccgcacaaatttgtGTGCGGACGCACAATTTGAGCATTTACTACTGTAAAGTTAGGGTTCATGCAATTTTTCAAAATTTAGATATGGCATGCACGAATTAACATGATTAATGGTCTATCCAGTCCCTAATGAACATTTATGAAACTACCTATATGATTTTAAGCACCCTTAACTAACAAGTGACAATTTAGGTCTAACAATTCACACCACaaaagaacaaaaactaaaaacaattcaaaatctaaagatgtAATGAACATACCAGTTATGAAGGATGCAGGTAAGAATCTACACTGATGAAATGAAAGAAGATTGTGAATTAATCAATCGTGCACTGTGTTTGCTTAAGGTTCAAGACTTCAGATTGGTAAAGTTGTGAATAGTGTCTCGAGGTTCTATTtgtaggttgaccaagtcgcccCAAACTTAAGGCGagtacggccgcacaattttgagtgcggaccgcactctttACATGGACCTCGATGCAACTCTACGGCCCGCATAAAAGTGAGTGTGGCCATAGaatttgtgtggaccgcacaattttatgtGCGGCCACAGATTGTCTATGAATTTTGAAAGTCCAACTTCATAGAACTTGCAATTTTTGTCTTCTAGTTGTgtgaccgcacacagaattgtacGGCTGCAAAGTAATTTCTGCTACTGCCTTTagaattgtgcggttcgcacaattAATGTGCGATCCGCACTCTTTCAACACTTGGCCAAATTTTTTGACACAGTCCCTGCAATGCACAtccattcctgcatacacttcaaaactagttagcacaaaacaaagcctctctaatgaaaaagaaaagaaaaatacacatgggttgcctcccaagaagcgcctgatttaacgttgcggcacgacgcaggttaccatcaatcacttgaaatgaattaacgccacaacgtggccatcatcaactttgccaAGATAGTGTTTCACTCGGTGACCAtagactctaaacacttcatcattcttGTTCTTTCAAGTCTAATGTACCAAAGGGTGTCGCAAgcacaacctcaaatggaccactccacttggatttcaactttcccggaaacataCGCAACGGAGAATTGAACAGtagcacaagatcaccttctttgaactccttgttccggatgtacttgacattgaggtacttcatcttgtccttgtacaaggacgaacttgaatatgcatcgaaccggaattcatcaagctcattcaattgtgccacccttaagttggcggctACATCTTATTCAAGATTAAGCtttttcaatgcccacatagccttgtgctcaagttccaccggtaggtgacaagatttcccgaacactaaccaatatggagacataccaatcggtgttttgtaagttgtcctataagcccaaagagcatcatcaagtttctttgatcaatccgtccggttggcattcacagtctttgacaaaatactcttgatctcctggTTGGAAATTTCAACTTGCCCGCTTGCTGAGGATGATATggggtcgacactttgtgagtaacaccatactttgtaagtaaggtatcaaaagctttgttgcaaaagtgcgatcccccatcactaataatggcccttggagtaccaaaccttgtgaagatgttctttttcaaaaatgccaccacactcggagcttcattgttgggcaaagccacgacttcaacccactttgacacataatccacagttaccaatatgtaagtgttcccacaagagctcatGAACgaacccatgaaatcaatgccccacacataaaaaatgtcaatctccaagatagtggtgaggggcatctcatttttcttagaaatcccaccggtcctttgacatttatcacaacgcttgacgagatcgctagcgtccttgtaaagagtaggccaatagaatccacaactcaacacttttgttaTCATTCTatctccaccatggtgaccaccatatggcaaagAGTGACAAGCCTCAATAATTTccatttgttcctcctccggtacacatcgtcgaatcacaccatcagtacaaatccggaagagataaggctcatcccaattaTAGTcgaggcaatcccgtttgagcttcttcctttgttttgaagagaactcattcggtacaatgccactcacaagataattggcaaagtcggcgaaccatggcatcccggtcatagaaatggctaggagttgctcgtcgggaaatgaatcattaatctcaaggccatcatatggcctcccctcctcctctaaacgagacaagtggtctgccacttggttttcactacctttgtggtcttgaatctctagatcaaactcttgcaaaagaAACACCCACCGCATTAGTCTTGctttagaatctttcttgctcatcaaatatcgaAGCACCGCATAGTCGGtatgaacaatcacctttgtacccatcaagtacaggTGGAACTTttccatagcaaaaacaatagcaaggagctcttttttggtcactgtgtagttaacttgggcatcattcatggtcttactagcataataGACCGAATGGAAGATTTTGTTAATACGCTACCCCAAAACTGCTCCGTccgccacatcactagcatcacacatgagctcaaaaggtaaGCTCCAATCAGGTGCGGTGATAATAGGTGTattagtcaacttgaacttgaacaattcgaatgccttcatacaatcctctttgaaatggaacttggcatccttctccaaaagtttacacaaggggttcaccaccttagaaaagtccttgatgaatcggtgatagaaccccgcatgacccaagaagctcctcactcccttcacggatgtaggggatagagtttggagatcacctcaattttagccttgtcgacctcaataccatgctttgaaattttgtggtcggggactatgccttcttcgaccatgaagtgacatttctcccaattcaaaaccaagtttgtctcctcacatcttgccaagactttatccaagttgttcaagcaatcattgAAGGAATTCCCAACCACGGAGAAATCATCTAtaaagacctcaagaaaatcctctaCTATGtcagtgaagatggccatcatacaccgttgaaaagtcatcGATGCATTGTATAACCAAATAGCATCCGTGAGAAtgtgaaagtaccatagggacaagtgaaagtagtcttttATTGGTCCTCATGAGCAATGAGAATTTGATTATAGCcgaaatatccatcaaggaaacaataaaaagctCATCTGACCAACCtgtcaagcatttggtcaagaaatggaagcagaaaatgatctttccgagtgactttgttgagcttctgaTAGTcaatgcacactctccacccggtcaccgttcttataggaatcaattcgttcttgtcattggtgaccacagtcatgtcccctttctttgggacacattgcaccgtaGAGGTCCACGAGCTGTCGGAATGGGGTAAACTACCCCGACATCCAATCACTTTATGATATCCTTCTTTACCACCTCTTTCATTGCTTCAtttaaccttctttgatgttcaatggggggtttggcatcctcctccaaaatatcttgtgcatgcaaaaggcggggcttatacaccgaatatccgccaatgtccatcctatagctttTCTCCTCTTTTAAAGCACCaccaaagtagaatctacctgcatgttagtcaagcaagaggaaagaataacaggtaaagtagaacatggtccaagaaactcatacctgagatgtgaaggcaatggATTTAACTcgaaagtgggaggctcctcgattgatggctttgttggaggagtcttccgattCTCAAGATCTAGGGACAATTTTCGTCCTtgtaatgcatttacacattccacatagccatccttctcgtcatcatcatgattaagcaatacggaCTCTAAAGTATCATCAAtattcatcatggcactagcatcatcaacaatcacctcggtcactaagtccacaaatgaacaaactttgttgctatttggttgccttaTAGATTTGCAAACATGGAAAACTACCTTTTCATCGCTCACCCGAAAGGTGAGCTcaccagcttccacatcaacaagagccttccctatagcaaggaaaggtctacccgagataattggcacctcatagtccacttcgcagtcaaggatcacaaagtccgCCGGAAGGATGAACTtttcaacacgaaccaacacatcatcaataatacccaatggtcctttcatagtacgatccgccatttttaacctcatagatgtgggtcttggttgcccaattcccaaagttttgaacatcgaGTATGGCATCAAGTTAATACTCacccctagatcacatagagctttggcaaagtcggcgcttacaatagtgcaagggattgtgaaagcatcgGGATTTTCCAATtttggagccattgagtgcacaatagcactcacttgatgtgtcatcttgatagtctcacaattcattgatcttttatttgtcaccaaatctttcatgaactttgcatactcgggcatttgttccaacgactcaaccaatggcacattaatggataatctcttcatcatgtcaataaacttcttgaattagtTCTTACTATTGTGCTTGgagagcctttgagggtatggaggaggaggccttggcattggtgccttggcctttggcactaccggttccgatatgtcaatcacgtgttccctagacgtgTTCACTTCTTCTTGTATCTCATCCGCACTCTCATCAATATCAATTttcacttcttcattagcttgaaccacattacTTGGAATatcatcttcttgaaccactacatcatcatccataattcttctttgatttgaggtggttgcatctcctCCTCTTCCACTCCTTGATgttacggccatggcatgtcccgtgttgtttctacccttcgggttcaccaccataTTACTAGGTAGTGCCCCTTTAGgatgagtgtttaaagcttgcgagatttgccccaattgaacttccaaatttcggattgaagtgttgtgagaagCTAATTGAGCATCgaagtcggcatttttctccattatttatttgaacatattttcaattcgtcccatctcattattggaagaactagaaccttgagaCGGATAAAgaggcgggttgtttggttgttgatacatcggaggCCTTTGATAGCCCGGCCCCCGGTTCCCTTGGTTaccgttccaacccccttggttgttgcctccccaatatccttgattgttgccaccccaattgccttggcttccttgattgttccaattgccttgattattgttattattcCAATTACCCTGATTGTtggtaccaccactccaattgccttggtggttttTATTggtccaatttccttgatttccttgagatcgccattgttgattcgggccttgagagttgttcctTTGCCCTTGGTAATTATTCACATATTACACTTCTTCCTCTTGCTTATTATATGATTCGTCTTGGtcgaacccactatcatcttgcacaaattgttctacacgattttgcacttgttgacccttttgccttcgctttttcaccatcatattgacaccttccattgcatttacttgcttaggactttgaacctgttgaagttgagttttggccaattgattcattgtagtggttAACTCGACAATTATTTGCCCATGATCGtgcaattctttgtgtaggtgaatcacatttggatcaccttgaggaacatttgatctacttttccatgccgatgaagtatcctccatttcatctaagatttcacaagcttcggcatatggtgttgtcatgaaattttcaccggcaagttggttgactaTGTATTGATTGGTAGTATTTATCCCcctatagaaggtttgttgaatcatggcCTCGGTCATGTCATTAgtcgggcactctttcaccatagtgcggtacctctcccatatctcgtgcaacggctcattgggttcttgtttgaatgctagaatctcgtctctaagagtagccatatgcccgggagaaaagaacttggcaatgaatttttccgccaattcatcccatgtatggatagaatggtttggcaatctttctaaccaatccaaggctttcctcggtagagaaaagggaaatagtctCAATCTTAAAGCATCCTCAGAAATGTTGGTCTGTTTACTACTCCAGCAGgtgtccacaaatcctttcaagtgcttgtacgcattttgattcagAGCCCCGGTAAAAAATCCCCGTTTCTCAAGCGGTgtaagcataacatttgtgatttgaaagttgcccgccctaatacggggcgggactattgcacttgcgtgcccttcattcggcaacacccggtgtggagccgctcttggtggatttgggggaggaacgggaatgttgtcttgaggttgtcggcctcgtctattttcttgaggttcaagaggaacctcttcaattGGGTCATCTTctacgtccacatcccccaaaggcatgtttccgagaggatcattatTGATAGCCATTTATTTTGTACCTACAATCAattcacaaaaaggttagtaacccggaaggaaaagaagacaagtcacacacaaaaccaaatttatagctaaatccatttttagctccccaacaacggcgccaaaaattgatgtcgcccaaactcacaccactaatttaggttgcgaggaggtcgatgcaataataaaaatccaacacgagtcggggtcgatttcacagagagcttgatgtgggattaggtatatatctagtgtgaatgtatgacgtgcctaagattacacttccacattttcaattgttgtttctacttctacttttac containing:
- the LOC138904554 gene encoding uncharacterized protein; the protein is MTHQVSAIVHSMAPKLENPDAFTIPCTIVSADFAKALCDLGVSINLMPYSMFKTLGIGQPRPTSMRLKMADRTMKGPLGIIDDVLVRVEKFILPADFVILDCEVDYEVPIISGRPFLAIGKALVDVEAGELTFRVSDEKVVFHVCKSIRQPNSNKVCSFVDLVTEVIVDDASAMMNIDDTLESVLLNHDDDEKDGYVECVNALQGRKLSLDLENRKTPPTKPSIEEPPTFELNPLPSHLRYEFLGPCRFYFGGALKEEKSYRMDIGGYSVYKPRLLHAQDILEEDAKPPIEHQRRLNEAMKEVVKKDIIK